One window of Streptomyces sp. SUK 48 genomic DNA carries:
- a CDS encoding phosphoribosyltransferase has translation MNNAVNDGVWSGSWVAERLGVGLRGDDGVGGEELRAMLGLALRRNPKRAHLLVSHVLGKHVPQTPSVVYGHGVRLGRRVHALLGAREAARAVVLGYAETATGLGHAVADGLGTAPYLHSTRRPVAGVAPAGGFEEAHSHATSHLLLPSDPALLAGDGPLVLVDDEFSTGNTVLNTIRDLHARHPRARYAVVALVDMRSARDVRRLEEFAAEIGARVDLVAAASGTVLLPEGVLEKGQELVARYEAGDGPDAVARARAAEPRPVPPRAPGTVDLGWPAGLPDGGRHGFTPAHRARLEAALPAMAGRIADALPAGARDVLVLGSEELMYAPLRLAGELERTRDGAVRFSTTTRSPVLAVDDPGYAIRSRIVFPAHDDPADGPGERYAYNVAGGGFDAVVAVVDSAGDTPALHVPDGLLARLAEQVPHVLLAVVPSYVPAPPHAPERPAMLPEPLRGPAFSSYPPEEVGWLLQDLSDVTLEAPTEEREEAIQSGGAHYAESLPVEYQPSAQYQELFHAALDTSAARIARAVGVVTDTVLGERSPRPVLVSLARAGTPVGVLMRRWAHFRHGLELPHYAVSIVRGRGIDATALRWLAAHHDPRDVVFVDGWTGKGAITRELAQAIEEFEKAEGVSGFDPEIAVLADPGSCVRTYGTREDFLIPSACLNSTVSGLISRTVLRADLVGPDDFHGAKFYRELADADVSVAFLDAVEARFPEVADGVAEAVKELLAEDRTPTWAGWRAVERISEEYGIHDVNLVKPGVGETTRVLLRRVPWKILAHKGAGADLDHVRLLAEQRGVPVEEVDELPYTCVGLIHPRYTRGATGADGRAVNG, from the coding sequence ATGAACAACGCAGTGAACGACGGGGTCTGGTCCGGCAGCTGGGTCGCCGAGCGACTCGGGGTCGGACTCCGGGGCGACGACGGAGTGGGCGGCGAGGAGCTGCGGGCCATGCTGGGCCTCGCCCTGCGCCGCAACCCCAAGCGGGCCCATCTGCTGGTCTCCCACGTGCTCGGCAAGCACGTACCGCAGACACCCTCGGTGGTGTACGGCCATGGGGTGCGGCTCGGCCGGCGGGTGCACGCGCTGCTCGGTGCGCGGGAGGCGGCCCGCGCGGTCGTCCTCGGGTACGCGGAGACCGCGACCGGCCTCGGGCACGCGGTGGCCGACGGGCTCGGCACGGCGCCGTATCTGCACTCCACCCGCCGGCCGGTCGCCGGGGTGGCCCCCGCGGGCGGGTTCGAGGAGGCGCACTCGCACGCCACGTCGCATCTGCTGCTGCCCTCGGATCCCGCGCTGCTGGCCGGGGACGGGCCGCTGGTGCTGGTGGACGACGAGTTCTCCACCGGGAACACGGTGCTGAACACGATCCGCGATCTGCACGCCCGGCACCCCCGGGCGCGGTACGCGGTGGTCGCGCTGGTGGACATGCGCTCGGCGCGGGACGTCCGGCGGCTGGAGGAGTTCGCGGCGGAGATCGGGGCGCGGGTGGATCTCGTCGCCGCGGCCTCGGGGACGGTACTGCTTCCGGAGGGCGTGCTGGAGAAGGGGCAGGAGCTGGTCGCGCGGTACGAGGCCGGGGACGGGCCGGACGCGGTCGCGCGCGCCCGGGCGGCGGAGCCCCGGCCTGTCCCGCCCCGCGCCCCCGGGACCGTGGACCTCGGCTGGCCCGCCGGTCTGCCCGACGGCGGCCGGCACGGATTCACCCCCGCCCACCGCGCCCGCCTCGAAGCCGCCCTCCCCGCGATGGCCGGCCGCATCGCCGACGCCCTCCCCGCCGGCGCCCGCGACGTCCTCGTCCTCGGCTCCGAGGAGCTGATGTACGCCCCCCTGCGGCTCGCCGGTGAGCTGGAGCGGACGCGGGACGGCGCGGTGCGGTTCTCCACCACCACACGCTCGCCCGTGCTCGCGGTGGACGACCCCGGCTACGCGATCCGCAGCCGCATCGTCTTCCCGGCGCACGACGACCCGGCCGACGGGCCCGGCGAGCGGTACGCCTACAACGTGGCGGGCGGCGGATTCGACGCCGTCGTCGCCGTGGTCGACTCGGCCGGCGACACCCCCGCGCTGCACGTTCCGGACGGGCTGCTCGCGCGGCTCGCCGAGCAGGTGCCGCACGTCCTGCTCGCGGTCGTCCCCTCCTACGTCCCCGCGCCCCCGCACGCTCCCGAAAGGCCGGCCATGCTGCCCGAGCCCCTCCGCGGCCCCGCGTTCTCCTCGTACCCGCCCGAGGAGGTCGGCTGGCTGCTCCAGGACCTCTCCGACGTCACCCTGGAGGCGCCGACCGAGGAGCGGGAGGAGGCCATCCAGAGCGGCGGGGCGCACTACGCCGAGTCGCTGCCGGTGGAGTACCAGCCCAGCGCCCAGTACCAGGAGTTGTTCCACGCGGCCCTCGACACCTCGGCCGCGCGGATCGCCCGCGCCGTCGGCGTGGTCACCGACACGGTCCTCGGCGAGAGGTCGCCGCGCCCGGTGCTGGTGTCGCTGGCCCGCGCCGGAACCCCGGTCGGTGTGCTGATGCGCCGCTGGGCGCACTTCCGGCACGGCCTCGAACTGCCGCACTACGCCGTGTCCATCGTGCGCGGCCGGGGCATCGACGCCACCGCGCTGCGCTGGCTCGCCGCCCACCACGACCCCAGGGACGTGGTGTTCGTGGACGGCTGGACCGGCAAGGGCGCCATCACCCGCGAACTCGCCCAGGCCATCGAGGAGTTCGAGAAGGCGGAGGGCGTCAGCGGGTTCGACCCGGAGATAGCCGTCCTCGCCGACCCCGGCTCCTGTGTGCGCACCTACGGCACCCGCGAGGACTTCCTCATCCCCTCCGCCTGCCTCAACTCGACCGTCTCCGGGCTCATTTCGCGTACGGTCCTGCGCGCCGACCTGGTCGGCCCGGACGACTTCCACGGCGCGAAGTTCTACCGCGAACTCGCGGACGCCGACGTCTCCGTGGCCTTCCTCGACGCCGTCGAGGCACGCTTCCCCGAGGTCGCCGACGGTGTGGCGGAGGCCGTCAAGGAACTGCTGGCCGAGGACCGCACCCCGACCTGGGCGGGCTGGCGGGCCGTCGAGCGGATCAGCGAGGAGTACGGCATCCACGACGTGAACCTCGTCAAGCCGGGCGTCGGCGAGACCACCCGGGTGCTGCTGCGCCGGGTGCCCTGGAAGATCCTCGCGCACAAGGGCGCGGGCGCCGACCTGGACCATGTCCGGCTGCTCGCCGAGCAGCGCGGGGTGCCGGTCGAGGAGGTGGACGAACTGCCGTACACCTGCGTCGGGTTGATCCACCCCCGCTACACGCGCGGGGCGACCGGCGCCGACGGCAGGGCGGTGAACGGCTGA
- a CDS encoding HAD family hydrolase, with the protein MPVLVASDLDRTLIYSSAALALTMPDARAPRLLCVEVHESRPLSYLTETAAQLLTDLGDAAVFVPTTTRTRKQYQRINLPGPQPAFAICANGGHLLVDGVTDHDWHARVLARLADECAPLAEVQEHLTRAADPVWLRKQRVAEDLFAYLVLERELLPEDWVKELAAWAEGRGWTVSLQGRKLYAVPRPLTKSAAVREVARRTGAELTLAAGDSLLDADLLLAADRGWRPGHGELADTGWLAPGISALPERGVLAGERILREFLKATRTAAP; encoded by the coding sequence ATGCCGGTACTGGTGGCGAGCGACCTCGACCGGACGCTGATCTACTCCTCGGCGGCCCTCGCGCTGACCATGCCGGACGCCCGCGCGCCCCGGCTGCTGTGCGTGGAGGTGCACGAGAGCAGGCCGCTGTCGTACCTGACGGAGACGGCGGCGCAGCTGCTGACCGACCTCGGGGACGCGGCCGTGTTCGTGCCGACCACGACCCGGACCCGCAAGCAGTACCAGCGCATCAACCTGCCGGGCCCGCAGCCCGCGTTCGCGATCTGCGCCAACGGCGGCCATCTGCTCGTCGACGGCGTCACCGACCACGACTGGCACGCCCGGGTGCTGGCCCGGCTCGCCGACGAGTGCGCTCCGCTGGCCGAGGTCCAGGAGCATCTGACGCGCGCCGCCGACCCGGTGTGGCTGCGCAAGCAGCGGGTCGCCGAGGACCTGTTCGCCTACCTCGTCCTCGAGCGCGAGCTGCTGCCCGAGGACTGGGTGAAGGAGCTGGCCGCCTGGGCCGAGGGCCGCGGCTGGACCGTCTCGCTCCAGGGCCGCAAGCTCTACGCCGTGCCGAGGCCGCTCACCAAGAGCGCCGCCGTCCGCGAGGTGGCCCGCCGCACCGGCGCGGAGCTGACCCTGGCCGCAGGTGACTCCCTGCTGGACGCCGATCTCCTGCTGGCCGCGGACCGGGGCTGGCGGCCGGGCCACGGCGAGCTGGCGGACACCGGATGGCTGGCGCCGGGGATCAGCGCGCTGCCGGAGCGGGGGGTGCTGGCGGGGGAGCGCATCCTGAGAGAGTTCCTGAAGGCGACGCGCACGGCCGCCCCGTAG
- a CDS encoding zinc ribbon domain-containing protein, with protein MPRYEYRCRSCGDTFELSRPMSESAAPAQCPAGHADTVKLLSTVAVGGSAPSSASAPQGGGGCCGGGCCG; from the coding sequence ATGCCTCGCTATGAATACCGCTGCCGGAGCTGCGGCGACACGTTCGAACTGAGCCGGCCGATGTCGGAGTCGGCGGCCCCGGCCCAGTGCCCCGCCGGGCACGCGGACACGGTGAAGCTGCTGTCCACGGTCGCGGTGGGCGGTTCGGCCCCGTCCTCGGCCTCCGCGCCCCAGGGGGGCGGTGGCTGCTGCGGCGGGGGCTGCTGCGGCTGA
- a CDS encoding transglycosylase domain-containing protein: protein MGLPAPLTRRLAPYLRPLAPYARRLKPAYPRPGRSGWRRWMPSWRQWLGGILASFGLLGAFLMTAYALTDVPSDLNSYATQQDNVYFWSDGTPMARTGWVQRQAMPLKDIPPDVRWAVLAAENETFYSDPGISVKGISRALFRTVGEGDTQGGSTITQQYVKNVYLNQNQTVSRKFTEAMISLKLDNKMSKDKILEGYLNTSWFGRGTYGIQRASQAYYGKDVSKLNVSEAAMLAGLLKGAGLYDPTLSKANHQRAEERWSWILDRMVKIHKLTPAQRAQYKTFPEPLKSNPLYNTGEQSDYLVELASQYAKKSAHLTDQQFDLGGYQIYTTFDRKRENALTGAVTKARKQAKRDDPDAAKNGHYGAASVATDGRILAVYGGPDHRTQGYNESNATTVPAGTAFLPFVYAAGLEHGVHKTRGGPVTPVTPDSVYDGDDAVPVTTPEGPYWDRSGKKVSAHNDGDKSYGKITLREALAKSVNTPFMQLGMDTGLGQVRRTAQASGLLSTSIGPQVPTLSLGSSTPSAIRMASGYATFAADGTHTEPYSVRRITRNGAPVALATPRPTRAVGAGVAQDVDQALTDSFRAAHPDVTTPDVAGKAGTADQGTTDENGTGQNTAAWYAGTADSVSTAVVVYRMDLAKSLEPLPLKGLAGASPDTVPYALWSAAMGLD from the coding sequence ATGGGCCTGCCGGCGCCACTGACGCGCCGGCTCGCGCCGTACCTGCGCCCGCTCGCGCCCTACGCACGGCGCCTCAAGCCCGCCTACCCCCGCCCCGGCCGCAGCGGCTGGCGGCGCTGGATGCCCTCCTGGCGGCAGTGGCTCGGCGGCATCCTGGCCTCCTTCGGCCTGCTCGGCGCCTTCCTGATGACCGCGTACGCGCTCACCGACGTGCCGAGCGACCTGAACTCGTACGCCACCCAGCAGGACAACGTCTACTTCTGGTCCGACGGCACCCCGATGGCCCGTACGGGCTGGGTGCAGCGGCAGGCGATGCCCCTGAAGGACATCCCCCCGGACGTCCGCTGGGCGGTGCTCGCCGCGGAGAACGAGACCTTCTACTCCGACCCCGGAATTTCCGTGAAGGGCATCAGCCGCGCCCTGTTCCGCACCGTGGGAGAGGGGGACACCCAGGGCGGATCCACCATTACCCAGCAGTACGTGAAGAACGTCTATCTGAACCAGAACCAGACCGTCAGCCGTAAGTTCACCGAGGCGATGATCTCGCTCAAGCTCGACAACAAGATGAGCAAGGACAAGATCCTCGAGGGCTATCTCAACACCAGCTGGTTCGGCCGCGGCACCTACGGCATCCAGCGCGCCTCCCAGGCGTACTACGGCAAGGACGTCAGCAAGCTCAACGTGTCCGAGGCGGCCATGCTCGCCGGACTCCTCAAGGGCGCGGGCCTGTACGACCCCACCCTGAGCAAGGCCAACCACCAGCGGGCCGAGGAACGGTGGTCCTGGATCCTCGACCGCATGGTCAAGATCCACAAGCTGACGCCGGCCCAGCGCGCCCAGTACAAGACGTTTCCCGAGCCGCTGAAGTCCAACCCGCTGTACAACACCGGCGAGCAGAGCGACTACCTGGTGGAGCTGGCCTCCCAGTACGCCAAGAAGTCCGCCCACCTGACCGACCAGCAGTTCGACCTCGGCGGCTACCAGATCTACACCACCTTCGACCGCAAGCGGGAGAACGCGCTCACCGGCGCCGTCACCAAGGCCCGCAAGCAGGCCAAGCGGGACGACCCCGACGCCGCGAAGAACGGCCACTACGGGGCCGCCTCCGTCGCCACCGACGGCCGGATCCTCGCCGTCTACGGCGGCCCCGACCACCGCACCCAGGGCTACAACGAGTCCAACGCGACCACCGTCCCGGCCGGCACCGCCTTCCTGCCCTTCGTCTACGCCGCCGGACTCGAACACGGCGTCCACAAGACCCGCGGCGGACCCGTCACCCCCGTCACCCCCGACAGCGTCTACGACGGCGACGACGCCGTCCCCGTCACCACCCCCGAGGGCCCCTACTGGGACCGCAGCGGCAAGAAAGTCTCCGCCCACAACGACGGCGACAAGTCGTACGGCAAGATCACCCTGCGCGAGGCCCTCGCCAAATCGGTCAACACGCCATTCATGCAGCTCGGCATGGACACCGGCCTCGGCCAGGTCCGCCGCACCGCCCAGGCGTCCGGGCTGCTGTCCACCAGCATCGGCCCCCAGGTGCCCACCCTCTCGCTCGGCAGCTCCACACCCAGCGCCATCCGCATGGCCAGCGGATACGCCACCTTCGCCGCCGACGGCACCCACACGGAGCCGTACTCGGTGCGCCGTATCACCCGCAACGGCGCCCCCGTCGCCCTGGCCACCCCGCGCCCCACCCGCGCGGTCGGCGCCGGCGTCGCGCAGGACGTCGACCAGGCGCTCACCGACTCCTTCCGGGCCGCCCACCCGGACGTCACCACCCCGGACGTGGCGGGCAAGGCCGGGACCGCCGACCAGGGCACCACCGACGAGAACGGCACGGGCCAGAACACCGCCGCCTGGTACGCCGGCACGGCCGACTCCGTGTCCACGGCGGTCGTCGTCTACCGCATGGACCTGGCCAAGTCCCTGGAACCGCTGCCCCTGAAGGGACTCGCGGGCGCGTCGCCGGACACCGTGCCCTACGCCCTCTGGTCGGCCGCCATGGGCCTGGACTGA
- a CDS encoding amidase domain-containing protein, whose translation MVAGVALIPNWSAGAAVTNDPTVDAATKATFQKLADAVFTDRTQALVDGSTGARTEHTKGFHGSVRLSGGQSHQQSSALGQLRARKDRLAKLGEKYSAGSTTVTLDATEVHGRSAKVAVTETTSLTYKPGTTSAKGPKTTGFQAHHELTFQSGRHGDWQLTGIKDTDDGYLAVNQVATPAAPKDKTPATSDDGPPTAPRAAISYPGPANPKKLTGGAYDYKAMVTYAQKYWNHYNTAYPDYNGEGAGGDCTNFVSQVLKAGGWKHVPGYTDDYTKWFGTADIQSDSFVGVNEFSWFALASKRVTPLADVYQADLGDVIQMDFNRDGSKDHTMVVTYRDAAGVPYVTYHSTNTYNRSVASLVASYPTAYYYAYRT comes from the coding sequence GTGGTCGCCGGCGTGGCGCTCATACCCAACTGGAGCGCGGGCGCGGCGGTCACCAACGACCCGACCGTGGACGCGGCCACCAAGGCGACCTTCCAGAAGCTCGCCGACGCGGTCTTCACCGACCGCACCCAGGCCCTGGTGGACGGCTCCACCGGCGCCCGCACCGAGCACACCAAGGGCTTCCACGGCTCCGTCCGCCTCTCCGGCGGCCAGAGCCACCAGCAGTCCTCCGCCCTCGGCCAGCTGCGCGCCCGCAAGGACCGCCTCGCCAAGCTGGGCGAGAAGTACAGCGCCGGCAGCACCACGGTGACGCTCGACGCCACCGAGGTGCACGGCCGCAGCGCCAAGGTCGCCGTCACCGAGACCACCTCGCTGACCTACAAGCCGGGCACCACCTCGGCCAAGGGCCCGAAGACCACCGGCTTCCAGGCCCACCACGAGCTGACCTTCCAGTCCGGCCGGCACGGCGACTGGCAGCTCACGGGCATCAAGGACACCGACGACGGCTACCTCGCCGTCAACCAGGTCGCCACGCCTGCCGCGCCCAAGGACAAGACGCCCGCCACCTCCGACGACGGGCCGCCCACCGCGCCCCGCGCGGCCATCAGCTACCCGGGACCGGCGAACCCCAAGAAGCTCACCGGGGGTGCGTACGACTACAAGGCGATGGTCACGTACGCGCAGAAGTACTGGAACCACTACAACACCGCGTACCCGGACTACAACGGCGAAGGTGCCGGCGGCGACTGCACCAACTTCGTCAGCCAGGTGCTGAAGGCGGGCGGCTGGAAGCACGTCCCCGGCTACACCGACGACTACACCAAGTGGTTCGGCACCGCCGACATCCAGTCCGACTCCTTCGTCGGCGTCAACGAGTTCTCCTGGTTCGCGCTGGCCTCCAAGCGCGTCACCCCGCTCGCCGACGTGTACCAGGCGGACCTCGGTGACGTGATCCAGATGGACTTCAACCGGGACGGGTCCAAGGACCACACCATGGTCGTCACCTACCGGGACGCCGCCGGCGTGCCGTACGTGACCTACCACTCCACCAACACCTACAACAGGTCGGTGGCCAGCCTGGTCGCGTCCTACCCGACGGCGTACTACTACGCCTACAGGACCTGA
- a CDS encoding DUF4383 domain-containing protein, with the protein MATHAARTQDKQRIRFDQHLPVDHKLNLVYRIGAGLIGAFLVVFGILGLINHIGFFDIGGATVAGLNTNGTLSVLSICIGALLLVGMVIGGNVASTLNMVLGILFLLNGFLFLALLDTPNNFLAFRIQNVLFSFVVGLLLMTFGMYGRVGHALPHDNPYWRARHPEAAPHGAAGAREAHGTREVGEDPGRQDRRGQVL; encoded by the coding sequence ATGGCCACGCACGCAGCGCGTACGCAGGACAAGCAGCGGATCCGGTTCGATCAGCATCTCCCCGTCGATCACAAGCTGAATCTGGTGTACCGGATCGGCGCGGGGCTGATCGGCGCGTTCCTCGTCGTCTTCGGCATCCTGGGCCTGATCAACCACATCGGGTTCTTCGACATCGGCGGTGCGACGGTCGCCGGTCTGAACACGAACGGCACGCTCAGTGTGCTGTCGATCTGCATCGGCGCGCTGCTGCTGGTCGGCATGGTGATCGGGGGGAACGTCGCGTCCACGCTGAACATGGTGCTCGGCATCCTGTTCCTGCTGAACGGGTTCCTGTTCCTGGCCCTGCTGGACACCCCGAACAACTTCCTGGCGTTCAGGATCCAGAATGTGCTGTTCAGCTTCGTGGTGGGGCTGCTGCTGATGACCTTCGGGATGTACGGCCGGGTCGGTCACGCGCTGCCGCACGACAATCCGTACTGGCGGGCCCGCCACCCCGAGGCCGCCCCGCACGGCGCGGCCGGGGCGCGGGAAGCGCACGGCACGCGTGAGGTGGGGGAGGACCCGGGGCGGCAGGACCGGCGGGGTCAGGTCCTGTAG